A segment of the Cololabis saira isolate AMF1-May2022 chromosome 3, fColSai1.1, whole genome shotgun sequence genome:
aaacggcacatatacacgcacacgggcgagaagccctacatctgcaaaacatgtggaaaaagttacaggcaacGTTCCCACCTGGTGggtcactcgaggacccacaccggcgaaaagccgtacctgtgcaacacctgcggaaaatcgtttGGACACGCATCACTTCTTAAAAAtcacatatacacgcacacgggcgagaagccctacatctgcaaaacatgtggaaaaagttacaggctacgttccaccctggtggttcactcgaggacccacactggtgaaaggccgtacctgtgcaacacctgcggaaaaacctttactgaatcatcagcccttaaacggcacataaccacgcacacgggcgataatctatatttgtgcaagacgtgcaacaaaggttttagccgcagaattgatttgctgagacacatgaaaaatcacccggaggagaagtctggtgactcgtgacaaatgaagctcatgttgtcgtcctccgggggcagctgtccactcctgtctgacccacagaagaagaacccacaGAAgcccaaccaccacctcctgtggctgatgagcctaatcccctccccacaagggttgcaggttccacccggatttatgcttctctgtCAACTTAACGCAGAGGGAAtgatgtggttgtgtactttttttcttaaagttctggattgagtttgtttgaatccctgttccttcttaaaatcatattatttgttgctgttggtaacttgctgtctccacggtgcaaataaagagctgttagtatgtgctgatttttctttaaacgtgacagtttatttacttcatctacaaagcctctctcacacgtgctttttcccgtctgtttcttcttcactcacattctctttgtaaagttaatctgcagctccatgttgttaaactctctccatctactccgttcaaccatcaacacgtcagaaacagaacagccaaccatctgtcaccattttctaaactttaatatctgcagcattaaacaaaaaatcttgaagatttcagaagtcagtgcagtcagatacggtttgcttttatttaccctttaaaatgtttttattgatttagaaaacaagaacatttggtttaaagatgaatgaggaaatgagtgtaatgtgggatacacatcacgatacttgagtcacgatacaatacgatattgcgGTATCCAGATTTTGCTGTATACTGTGATAATATACATAGTtccctgaaaactgtaaaaggctttatgcattttaaatctgagctgcacgtacatcagattatcgtgtaattcatgggacaaactaagtcaaaacaatgcAATTCACATGATCCatgctgttattgtaactatataagctaaagttacaacatatctgtgtacgtttttcatattatttacataatatgaaattaacaatattatttaatcaaatgtataaaatcaagttgtactagatttacaactcgtctgacacatgatttcttctaaagctgatgttgagatccgtgttgaagctgcagatctgcaggttggagagcaggaagaagagggaggatcatcgggatcagattccaggaagaggacagattttggatttaacccttttatatcagacatccgtttaggagtaaatgtctttttacctcaactcataaatagtcagaaataatcatgaaaaatgtaattaagttttcattttagatggatgaatca
Coding sequences within it:
- the LOC133440430 gene encoding histone-lysine N-methyltransferase PRDM9-like, whose protein sequence is MKHKDVEVDVSLVNVADEKVENGEPGPNCGQLLLHTSPEAQNKDEEGTESLRSDSSKTADPERMRRHGDHEDAAVPSDSNCKSKLTRTHTGKKLFSFSTCREDFSKSCNLMDHMKIHTGERPYLCNTCDKTFTTLSNLKRHIYTHTGEKPYICKTCGKSYRQRSHLVGHSRTHTGEKPYLCNTCGKSFGHASLLKNHIYTHTGEKPYICKTCGKSYRLRSTLVVHSRTHTGERPYLCNTCGKTFTESSALKRHITTHTGDNLYLCKTCNKGFSRRIDLLRHMKNHPEEKSGDS